In Prunus dulcis chromosome 1, ALMONDv2, whole genome shotgun sequence, the following are encoded in one genomic region:
- the LOC117615106 gene encoding hydroxyproline O-galactosyltransferase GALT3-like → MKATGAERGRFIISSFVFICFLCALASINEVRYDSLLKFGRCALANINMPSKLNASASNTLLAQSSSSDDEIRILFGILTLPDQYQRRHFLRLIYGTQTPVGAKVDVKFVFCNLTKEDQKVLVALEIMRYDDIIILDCQENMNKGKTYTYFSSLPAMFNDTEGPNPPYHYVMKTDDDAYFRLQSLVDSLKPLPREDLYYGYVIPCPSMDPFVHYMSGMGYLISWDIVEWIRESDIPKNHLEGPEDKIFGDWMRDGHRAKNRFNAKWSMYNFPEPPTRCTHELWPDTIAVHLLKNQEKWIRTLKYFNVTDNLKPSKLYHIP, encoded by the coding sequence ATGAAGGCGACGGGGGCAGAACGGGGTCGTTTCATAATTTCTTCTTTCGTCTTCATCTGTTTCTTGTGTGCCTTGGCTTCTATAAACGAAGTACGGTATGATAGTCTTCTGAAATTTGGCCGATGTGCTCTTGCCAACATCAACATGCCCTCTAAGCTCAATGCTTCAGCATCAAATACTTTGCTTGCGCAGAGCTCTTCCTCCGATGATGAAATTCGTATACTTTTCGGCATTCTAACGCTTCCTGACCAATACCAGCGCCGCCATTTCCTGCGTTTAATCTACGGCACGCAGACTCCGGTGGGAGCGAAAGTGGACGTGAAATTTGTGTTCTGCAACCTCACAAAGGAAGACCAGAAAGTACTTGTTGCATTAGAAATAATGCGTTACGATGATATTATCATTCTGGATTGCCAAGAGAATATGAACAAGGGTAAGACTTACACCTACTTTTCGAGCTTGCCCGCGATGTTCAACGACACAGAGGGGCCTAATCCGCCTTACCATTATGTGATGAAAACCGATGACGACGCTTATTTTAGGCTGCAGAGCTTGGTGGACTCTTTGAAGCCGTTGCCTAGAGAAGACTTGTACTATGGTTATGTTATCCCATGCCCAAGTATGGACCCTTTTGTGCATTACATGTCTGGCATGGGGTATTTGATTTCTTGGGACATAGTGGAGTGGATCAGAGAGTCTGATATCCCTAAGAACCATTTGGAAGGGCCAgaggataaaattttcggggATTGGATGCGAGACGGGCATCGTGCTAAGAACAGATTCAATGCTAAGTGGTCTATGTACAACTTTCCTGAGCCTCCGACAAGATGTACACATGAGCTTTGGCCGGACACAATTGCAGTTCATTTGTTGAAGAATCAAGAGAAGTGGATTAGAACATTGAA